Part of the Arsenicicoccus sp. oral taxon 190 genome, GGTGCTCGGCCCCAACCTCGCCGACGTGGGCGGGACCCTGGCGACGGCGCTGGGGCTGCCGGCGCTCACCGGCGCCTTCCTCATCACGGCGCTGGCGCTCGCCGTCACCATCGCCCTCGTCCAGCTGCTGCTGCGCCCCGACCCGCTGCTCGTCGCCCGCGCCGCTGCCGAGCACCAGCGCCGGACCGCCCCGCCCGGGGGCACCCGGCACGACGACGTCAGCGCGTGGCAGGTGCTGCGCACGCACCCCACCGTCGCCGCGTGCGTGGTCGCCATCGCGCTCGCGCACACGGTCATGGTGTCGGTGATGATCATGACGCCCATCCACATGCGGCACGGCGACGCCAGCGTGCGCCTCATCGGCCTCACGATCAGCGGCCACATCCTCGGCATGTACGCCTTCTCCCCGCTGGTCGGCCGGCTCGCCGACCGGCTGGGGGCCTGGGCGGTCATGCTGCTGGGCGCGGCCGTCGAGGCGGCCTCGATCGTGGTGGCGGCGACCTCCCACGCCGGGGCGTCGTGGCTGCTCGGCGCGGCCCTCTTCGGCCTCGGGCTGGGGTGGTCCTTCGCCCTGATCGGGGCGTCCTCGGCGCTGGTCGGCGCGACCCCGCTGCCCGCCCGGGCCCCCGTGCAGGGCCTGTCGGACCTCGTGATGGGCTTCACCGCAGCGGCTGGCGGCGGCCTGGCCGGGCTGATCGTGGGGTGGCACGGCTACCCGGCGCTGGCGCTGTCCTGCCTGCCGGCCGCCGCGGTCGTGGGGGTGTGCGCGCTGCTGGTGCGACGCGCCACGCGGCTGCCGATCACGTAGCCGTAGACGAGGCCCTGCCCGATGGTCGCGCCGGCCCCGGGGTAGCAGCGCCCGAAGACGTTGGCCGCCGTGTTGCCGATGGCGTAGAGCCCGGCGACCACCGAGCCGTCCGCGCGCAGCACCCGCCCCTGGCCGTCGGCGACCAGTCCGCCGCAGGTGCCGAGGTCGGACAGCACCATCCGCAGGGCGTAGAGCCGCCCGGCGAGGGGCCGCAGGCAGGGGTTGGGGGTGACCGTCGGGTCGCCGTAGTAGCGGTCGTAGGCGCTGTTGCCCCGGCCGAAGTCGCTGTCGACCCCGAGGCCGGCCTGCTGGTTGAAGCGGGACAGCGCCTGCTCGAACCCGTCCTCCGGCACGCCCATGGCGCGGGCCAGGCCGCGCGGGTCGTCGGCCTGCACGGCGATGCCCGCGTCCAGCCACGCGGCAGGCAGGGGTATCCGGGGGAAGGCCACGCCCGCGAGGACATAGCTGTTGCGGTAGGTCTGGTCCATGACCAGCCACATCTCCTGGGCGCGGCCGTGCGAGGCCCGCAGCTCGAGGACGCGCTGGCCGAAGGTCATGTAGTCCGTCGCCTCGTCGATGAACCGGTCGCCGGTCTGGTCCACGATCAGGGAGCCGGGCAGGGAGCGCTCGGCGAGCAGGATCTGCGGCTCGCCGCCGGGCAGCGGCGCCCCGGCGGGGAACCACCAGGCCTGGTCCATGAGCGCCGTGTCCGCGCCCAGGGCGCGGCCGAGCTCGATGCCGTCGCCGAGGTTGCCCTCGCTGCCGAGCGAGTGGTCGTCGGTGAGCGTCTCGGAGATGTGCTCCCGGCGCCACGCCACCGCGTGGTCGAAGCCGCCGGTCGCGAGCACCACGCCGGCGCGCGCGGTGACCCGCACCTGTCGGCCGTCCTGCTCGACCAGCGCGCCGGTGACCCGGCTGGCGCTCCCGCCATCGGCGCCCGCCGCGCCGTCCGCCGAGCCGTCGGCCTCCGGCCCGGCCAGCAGCTCGACCACCTCGGTGCGCGTCCACACCGGCACACCGGCCCTCCGCAGCCCCGCAAGCATGCCGGCCGCGAGGGCCTGGCCGCCGGCGGCATACTCACGACCCACGGCGAGGCCGCCGAGGCCCTCGACCAGGCGACGCGCGATCCGCGGCGCGGCCTTGGTGGGTACCCGCGTCATGAGGTTGAACCACTTGTAGTCCGCACCCGTCACCGGCATGGGGATGGGCGCCTCCAGCGGCGCGGGACGGAACCGGGAGCGGTCCTCGCCGAGGCTGCGCAGGTCGAACGGCCGTGCCTCGCAGGTGCGCCCGACCGCCGAGCCCCCCGGCTCCTCCGGGTGGTAGTCGGCGTAACCCTTGGCCCAGAAGAACCGCAGCGGGGTGGTCCGCTCGAGCATCGCGACGGCGGACGGCCCCTCCTGCAGGTAGGTCCGACGCCGCTCGGGCGCGGCGTCGTCGCCCACCAGCGCGTCCAGGTAGGTCGCCGCGCCCTGCGGGTCCCGCTGGGCGCCCTCGCGCTCGAGC contains:
- a CDS encoding 3-ketosteroid-delta-1-dehydrogenase, producing the protein MSDQPAADPRAEDTIVDLLVVGSGTGMAAALAAAERGLDVLVVEKTAYVGGSTARSGGAFWVPDNPVLEREGAQRDPQGAATYLDALVGDDAAPERRRTYLQEGPSAVAMLERTTPLRFFWAKGYADYHPEEPGGSAVGRTCEARPFDLRSLGEDRSRFRPAPLEAPIPMPVTGADYKWFNLMTRVPTKAAPRIARRLVEGLGGLAVGREYAAGGQALAAGMLAGLRRAGVPVWTRTEVVELLAGPEADGSADGAAGADGGSASRVTGALVEQDGRQVRVTARAGVVLATGGFDHAVAWRREHISETLTDDHSLGSEGNLGDGIELGRALGADTALMDQAWWFPAGAPLPGGEPQILLAERSLPGSLIVDQTGDRFIDEATDYMTFGQRVLELRASHGRAQEMWLVMDQTYRNSYVLAGVAFPRIPLPAAWLDAGIAVQADDPRGLARAMGVPEDGFEQALSRFNQQAGLGVDSDFGRGNSAYDRYYGDPTVTPNPCLRPLAGRLYALRMVLSDLGTCGGLVADGQGRVLRADGSVVAGLYAIGNTAANVFGRCYPGAGATIGQGLVYGYVIGSRVARRTSSAHTPTTAAAGRQDSASAG
- a CDS encoding MFS transporter, with protein sequence MTIDAERYQPGQGERSDLQRRTVRTLAVTNAVGGVGVTTGITVATLLAADVSGRESLAGLSQTAQVAGTAVAAYVLSRIMGARGRRVGLAIGYLVGGVGALLCVLAGVLRSFPLLLVAAALFGSGSASNSQSRFAATDLALDEHRGRDLSMVVWATTIGAVLGPNLADVGGTLATALGLPALTGAFLITALALAVTIALVQLLLRPDPLLVARAAAEHQRRTAPPGGTRHDDVSAWQVLRTHPTVAACVVAIALAHTVMVSVMIMTPIHMRHGDASVRLIGLTISGHILGMYAFSPLVGRLADRLGAWAVMLLGAAVEAASIVVAATSHAGASWLLGAALFGLGLGWSFALIGASSALVGATPLPARAPVQGLSDLVMGFTAAAGGGLAGLIVGWHGYPALALSCLPAAAVVGVCALLVRRATRLPIT